The following proteins come from a genomic window of Heyndrickxia acidicola:
- the yhbH gene encoding sporulation protein YhbH — protein MSQSEHQPFVISQEDWSLHRKGHDDQVRHQEKVQEAIKNNLPDLITEESIIMSDGRDVVKIPIRSLDEYKIRYNYDKNKHVGQGTGDSQVGDVIARDGAPQKGPGKGEGAGDQPGEDYYEAEVSLLELEEALFKQLELPRLERKEQDLNNIEDIEFNDIRKTGLMGNIDKKRTMMTAFKRNAMSGKPAFYPIIPEDLKFRTWNEIQKPDSKAVVLAMMDTSGSMGIWEKYMTRSFFFWMTRFLRTKYETVEIEFIAHHTEAKVVSEEDFFSKGESGGTICSSAYRKALSLIEEKYDPSRFNIYPFHFSDGDNLTSDNARCVKLVEELMKVSNMFGYGEVNQYNRHSTLMSAYKNIKNEKFLYYILKQKADVFHAMKSFFKKEEETGIYA, from the coding sequence ATGTCACAGTCAGAGCATCAACCGTTTGTTATTTCACAAGAAGATTGGTCCCTCCACCGGAAAGGGCATGATGATCAGGTTCGTCACCAGGAAAAGGTCCAGGAAGCGATCAAAAATAATTTGCCTGATCTAATAACGGAAGAAAGCATTATCATGTCAGACGGTCGTGATGTGGTCAAAATTCCGATACGTTCATTGGATGAGTATAAGATTCGCTACAATTATGATAAAAATAAGCATGTAGGCCAGGGGACAGGAGACAGTCAGGTCGGAGATGTTATAGCAAGGGATGGTGCACCTCAGAAGGGACCCGGAAAAGGCGAGGGGGCAGGAGATCAGCCTGGGGAAGACTACTATGAAGCAGAAGTGTCTTTATTGGAGCTGGAGGAAGCCCTTTTTAAGCAGCTTGAGCTGCCAAGGCTGGAAAGAAAGGAACAGGATCTTAATAACATCGAAGACATTGAATTCAATGATATTCGAAAAACAGGTCTTATGGGCAATATTGATAAAAAAAGAACAATGATGACTGCGTTCAAACGGAATGCCATGAGCGGGAAACCGGCTTTTTATCCCATTATTCCCGAGGATTTGAAATTCAGGACATGGAATGAAATTCAAAAGCCGGATTCAAAGGCAGTCGTACTGGCCATGATGGATACAAGCGGCTCCATGGGAATCTGGGAAAAATACATGACCAGAAGCTTCTTTTTCTGGATGACACGATTCCTGCGTACAAAATATGAAACAGTGGAGATTGAATTTATCGCACATCATACAGAAGCAAAGGTGGTCTCTGAAGAAGACTTTTTCTCTAAGGGTGAGAGCGGCGGCACCATTTGTTCATCAGCATACCGAAAGGCATTAAGCTTGATTGAAGAGAAATATGACCCTTCACGATTTAATATTTATCCTTTCCATTTTTCAGACGGGGATAACCTTACCTCTGATAATGCACGCTGTGTAAAGCTGGTCGAAGAACTGATGAAGGTGTCGAATATGTTTGGCTACGGGGAAGTCAATCAATACAATCGCCATTCGACACTCATGTCAGCTTATAAAAATATAAAAAATGAAAAG